From the genome of Silurus meridionalis isolate SWU-2019-XX chromosome 12, ASM1480568v1, whole genome shotgun sequence, one region includes:
- the eml2 gene encoding echinoderm microtubule-associated protein-like 2 isoform X1: MTERIASCGNLCDKSSLLLRYCNDDYLSAGSGMEMDDRLSHLEQRVQLQEDEIQLLKAALADALRRLGYCEEFTQANSRKGAPTKVRQILQALPSKPLANGYVEQKRMGGYPSSPSSPKKEVLMSIKRKSMSTERLSTARKEMADTRSRTTSSCSSTGGKRDGKSKECTLNAEDGYVRMFLRGRPVTMHIPDHLRESYSLDQKVALTDHKLKLQWVYGYRGRDCRSNLYLLPTGEIVYFNASIVVLYNVGEQQQRHYLGHNDDVKCLAVHPDMVTIATGQVAGTSKDGKLLAPHVCVWDSVSLNTLHVIGSGVFDRAVTCVAFSKSNGGAYLCAVDDANDHILSVWDWQKEKHIADVKCSNDSVLGAVFHPMEANLIVTCGKSHINFWTIEGSTLTKRQGLFEKHEKPKYVLCVTFAENGDAITGDSSGNIYIWAKGGNRISQVVAGAHEGGIFSLCVLKDGTLVSGGGKDRKVVLWDREYRKQNEMVVPEAFGPVRTLAEGKQEELFVGTTKNAILQGSFSGALTPIVQGHTDELWGLDVHPSTEQFVTCGQDKQVHLWDVTSHQPLWSKTIEDPGRSAGFHPSGTVLAVGTMTGRWLVLDTETRDLISMHTDGNEIISNIKYSPDGAYLAVGSHDNFVYIYAVTENGKKYSRVSKCTGHSSFVTHIDWSTNSQYIVTNSGDYEILFWEASSGKHITSADAVRNLEWATSTCVLGFSVFGIWPDGADGTDINAVCRSNNRGVLASGDDFGKVRLFSNPCSQPRSPSHEYGGHSSHVTNVAFLHDDSQLISTGGKDTSILQWAFV, from the exons ATGACGGAGAGAATAGCCTCGTGTGGAAACCTGTGCGATAAGAGCTCCCTTCTACTTCGGTATTGTAACG ATGATTACCTGTCTGCAGGGAGtgggatggagatggatgacCGTCTGTCTCACCTGGAGCAGAGGGTGCAGCTGCAGGAAGATGAAATCCAGCTGCTGAAGGCTGCTTTAGCTGATGCACTTCGGAGACTGGGTTACTGTGAGGAATTTACACAGGCCAACAGCAGAAAAGGAGCACCTACCAAAG TTCGCCAGATTCTACAAGCCCTTCCATCCAAGCCTTTAGCCAATGGTTATGTTGAGCAGAAAAGGATGGGGGGCTACCCATCCTCACCTTCCTCTCCTAAAAAGGAGGTCCTAATGTCTATCAAAag AAAGAGCATGTCCACAGAGCGTCTGTCCACAGCCAGGAAAGAGATGGCAGACACACGCAGCAGAACCACCTCGTCCTGCAGCTCTACTGGTGGCAAAAGAGACGG CAAATCCAAAGAGTGCACTCTCAATGCTG AGGATGGGTACGTGAGGATGTTCCTTCGTGGGCGTCCAGTTACCATGCACATTCCTGACCATCTGAGAGAAAGCTACAGCCTTGACCAGAAGGTGGCACTGACGGACCATAAACTGAAACTTCAGTGGGT TTATGGCTACAGGGGCAGAGACTGTCGCTCTAACCTCTACTTGTTGCCCACGGGAGAGATTGTCTACTTTAATGCTTCCATTGTTGTGCTGTATAATGTGGGGGAGCAACAGCAGAGACATTACCTGGGCCACAATGATGATGTAAAATG TTTGGCCGTCCACCCTGACATGGTCACCATAGCAACGGGACAAGTTGCTGGAACATCCAAAGATGGCAAA CTGTTGGCTCCTCATGTTTGTGTCTGGGACTCTGTTAGCCTGAACACACTACATGTGATCGGGTCTGGTGTATTTGACCGTGCTGTCACATGTGTGGCCTTCTCCAAATCG AATGGTGGTGCTTATTTGTGTGCAGTGGATGATGCAAATGACCACATCCTATCCGTGTGGGActggcagaaagaaaaacatattgCTGATGTGAAG TGCTCAAATGATTCAGTGCTTGGAGCAGTCTTCCACCCCATGGAGGCCAATCTAATTGTCACCTGTGGGAAGTCCCATATCAATTTTTGGACGATAGAGGGGAGCACTCTAACTAAGCGCCAGGGACTGTTTGAG AAACATGAGAAACCTAAGTATGTGCTTTGTGTCACCTTTGCTGAAAATGGAGATGCAATAACAGGGGATTCCAGTGGAAACATCTATATTTGGGCTAAAG GTGGGAATAGAATCAGCCAGGTAGTAGCAGGAGCCCATGAAGGCGGGATCTTTTCCCTGTGTGTGCTGAAGGACGGCACACTGGTGTCTGGGGGAGGAAAAGATCGCAAGGTGGTGCTATGGGATCGTGAATACCGCAAACAGAATGAGATGGTG GTTCCTGAAGCTTTTGGGCCTGTTCGCACTTTGGCTGAGGGAAAACAAGAGGAATTGTTTGTGGGAACCACCAAAAATGCCATCCTGCAAGGCTCTTTTTCTGGTGCTCTCACACCCATCGTTCAG GGTCACACAGATGAGTTGTGGGGTCTGGATGTACACCCTAGCACTGAGCAGTTTGTGACATGTGGTCAAGACAAGCAGGTCCACCTGTGGGATGTTACCTCTCACCAGCCTCTTTGGAGCAAGACTATTGAG GACCCTGGCCGTTCTGCTGGCTTTCACCCGAGCGGCACTGTGCTTGCTGTGGGCACCATGACTGGAAG GTGGTTGGTTTTGGACACTGAAACCAGGGATCTTATTTCTATGCATACAGATGGGAATGAAATTATTTCCAATATCAAGTACTCTCCAG atGGTGCTTACCTAGCTGTGGGATCTCATGATAACTTTGTTTACATCTATGCCGTGACtgagaatggaaaaaaatatagtcGAGTTAGCAAATGCACA GGGCATTCCAGCTTTGTTACTCATATTGACTGGTCCACTAACAGCCAATATATTGTCACAAACTCAGGAGATTATGAGATCTTGTTTT GGGAGGCCTCCAGTGGGAAACATATTACAAGTGCAGATGCAGTACGCAACCTGGAATGGGCCACATCAACTTGTGTGCTTGGTTTCAGTGTGTTTG GCATCTGGCCAGATGGTGCTGATGGCACAGACATCAATGCTGTTTGCAGGTCAAATAACCGTGGTGTCCTAGCCTCAGGCGATGATTTCGGCAAAGTGCGTTTGTTCTCTAACCCTTGTTCTCAGCCAAGG TCACCTAGTCATGAATATGGTGGGCACAGCAGCCATGTGACCAACGTTGCCTTTCTCCATGATGACAGCCAGCTCATCTCTACTGGAGGGAAAGACACCAGTATTCTTCAGTGGGCTTTTGTCTAA
- the eml2 gene encoding echinoderm microtubule-associated protein-like 2 isoform X2, with protein sequence MKKSSSKSKECTLNAEDGYVRMFLRGRPVTMHIPDHLRESYSLDQKVALTDHKLKLQWVYGYRGRDCRSNLYLLPTGEIVYFNASIVVLYNVGEQQQRHYLGHNDDVKCLAVHPDMVTIATGQVAGTSKDGKLLAPHVCVWDSVSLNTLHVIGSGVFDRAVTCVAFSKSNGGAYLCAVDDANDHILSVWDWQKEKHIADVKCSNDSVLGAVFHPMEANLIVTCGKSHINFWTIEGSTLTKRQGLFEKHEKPKYVLCVTFAENGDAITGDSSGNIYIWAKGGNRISQVVAGAHEGGIFSLCVLKDGTLVSGGGKDRKVVLWDREYRKQNEMVVPEAFGPVRTLAEGKQEELFVGTTKNAILQGSFSGALTPIVQGHTDELWGLDVHPSTEQFVTCGQDKQVHLWDVTSHQPLWSKTIEDPGRSAGFHPSGTVLAVGTMTGRWLVLDTETRDLISMHTDGNEIISNIKYSPDGAYLAVGSHDNFVYIYAVTENGKKYSRVSKCTGHSSFVTHIDWSTNSQYIVTNSGDYEILFWEASSGKHITSADAVRNLEWATSTCVLGFSVFGIWPDGADGTDINAVCRSNNRGVLASGDDFGKVRLFSNPCSQPRSPSHEYGGHSSHVTNVAFLHDDSQLISTGGKDTSILQWAFV encoded by the exons ATGAAGAAATCATCCAG CAAATCCAAAGAGTGCACTCTCAATGCTG AGGATGGGTACGTGAGGATGTTCCTTCGTGGGCGTCCAGTTACCATGCACATTCCTGACCATCTGAGAGAAAGCTACAGCCTTGACCAGAAGGTGGCACTGACGGACCATAAACTGAAACTTCAGTGGGT TTATGGCTACAGGGGCAGAGACTGTCGCTCTAACCTCTACTTGTTGCCCACGGGAGAGATTGTCTACTTTAATGCTTCCATTGTTGTGCTGTATAATGTGGGGGAGCAACAGCAGAGACATTACCTGGGCCACAATGATGATGTAAAATG TTTGGCCGTCCACCCTGACATGGTCACCATAGCAACGGGACAAGTTGCTGGAACATCCAAAGATGGCAAA CTGTTGGCTCCTCATGTTTGTGTCTGGGACTCTGTTAGCCTGAACACACTACATGTGATCGGGTCTGGTGTATTTGACCGTGCTGTCACATGTGTGGCCTTCTCCAAATCG AATGGTGGTGCTTATTTGTGTGCAGTGGATGATGCAAATGACCACATCCTATCCGTGTGGGActggcagaaagaaaaacatattgCTGATGTGAAG TGCTCAAATGATTCAGTGCTTGGAGCAGTCTTCCACCCCATGGAGGCCAATCTAATTGTCACCTGTGGGAAGTCCCATATCAATTTTTGGACGATAGAGGGGAGCACTCTAACTAAGCGCCAGGGACTGTTTGAG AAACATGAGAAACCTAAGTATGTGCTTTGTGTCACCTTTGCTGAAAATGGAGATGCAATAACAGGGGATTCCAGTGGAAACATCTATATTTGGGCTAAAG GTGGGAATAGAATCAGCCAGGTAGTAGCAGGAGCCCATGAAGGCGGGATCTTTTCCCTGTGTGTGCTGAAGGACGGCACACTGGTGTCTGGGGGAGGAAAAGATCGCAAGGTGGTGCTATGGGATCGTGAATACCGCAAACAGAATGAGATGGTG GTTCCTGAAGCTTTTGGGCCTGTTCGCACTTTGGCTGAGGGAAAACAAGAGGAATTGTTTGTGGGAACCACCAAAAATGCCATCCTGCAAGGCTCTTTTTCTGGTGCTCTCACACCCATCGTTCAG GGTCACACAGATGAGTTGTGGGGTCTGGATGTACACCCTAGCACTGAGCAGTTTGTGACATGTGGTCAAGACAAGCAGGTCCACCTGTGGGATGTTACCTCTCACCAGCCTCTTTGGAGCAAGACTATTGAG GACCCTGGCCGTTCTGCTGGCTTTCACCCGAGCGGCACTGTGCTTGCTGTGGGCACCATGACTGGAAG GTGGTTGGTTTTGGACACTGAAACCAGGGATCTTATTTCTATGCATACAGATGGGAATGAAATTATTTCCAATATCAAGTACTCTCCAG atGGTGCTTACCTAGCTGTGGGATCTCATGATAACTTTGTTTACATCTATGCCGTGACtgagaatggaaaaaaatatagtcGAGTTAGCAAATGCACA GGGCATTCCAGCTTTGTTACTCATATTGACTGGTCCACTAACAGCCAATATATTGTCACAAACTCAGGAGATTATGAGATCTTGTTTT GGGAGGCCTCCAGTGGGAAACATATTACAAGTGCAGATGCAGTACGCAACCTGGAATGGGCCACATCAACTTGTGTGCTTGGTTTCAGTGTGTTTG GCATCTGGCCAGATGGTGCTGATGGCACAGACATCAATGCTGTTTGCAGGTCAAATAACCGTGGTGTCCTAGCCTCAGGCGATGATTTCGGCAAAGTGCGTTTGTTCTCTAACCCTTGTTCTCAGCCAAGG TCACCTAGTCATGAATATGGTGGGCACAGCAGCCATGTGACCAACGTTGCCTTTCTCCATGATGACAGCCAGCTCATCTCTACTGGAGGGAAAGACACCAGTATTCTTCAGTGGGCTTTTGTCTAA